The following is a genomic window from Gemmatimonadaceae bacterium.
ATCGGTGCGGACCCCCGCGGGGTCCCAGATCTTCCGAGGTCTTTGCCGTGGCTGGCTTCACGACCCGCGCGTTGATGCAGTCATCGCAGCCATTCCGAGAGGTTTTACCGAATCGGAAGTTCCGCATGACGTTGAGCCATTACGCGTGGCATCGAACAATTGGGCGAGCCACCTGCTCACCGACTTGCCACGCGCGGCTGATCGGACCCGCGCTGACATCATCTTCTGCCCGAATGGAGTCGGACCGGCGGACACACGTGCTGTCGTGTACCTCCAAGACATGTTTCACTTTGTCTTCAAGGCGGCGTCAAACTCTGCAGCGCGGATCGCCGTCCAACGTGCGGTCCGCGCAGGCATCCGTGCGCTCTCGCATCCGTATCATCGCGTCGCTATCGCGGTTTCTCCTGCCATCGCGCTGGCAGCAGAAAGTCGCTTCCGGGTGCCCATCGAGATAGTCCCGAACGGCGTCGACGTCAGTGATCTGCTCTGGCACGGCGGGGGGGCATCCGTTCTCGTGTTAGGCGGCATAGGTGCGCGCAAGGACGAAGGGACGGCGCTGAATGCATGGGCGGCAATTGAGCGGCCGGACGGTATAATGCTCACGTTGGTCGGAGTCGAACCAAAACAACGCCGCGCGAGGCTGCGCCTCATGGCCCGAGATTTAGGCATCGGCAAATCGGTCGTGATACGCGGAATGCTGTCTCGTGGCCCCTATCTCAAAGAGCTGGCGCGGTGTGTCGTCTCGATTTCTTGTAGTCGGCTGGAAGCCTTTAGCTTGCCGGTGGCCGAAGCATTGATGATGAACGCACCGATCGTCTGCAGCGATATTCCGGCGCACCTTGATCTGATCGCCCGAGCCGGCGCAGGTCGCATCTTTCCCCAACGCGACTCTGCTGCGTTGGGCGCCATCATCTCGGAGGCACTGCACGGTGTGCTCCCCCCACGCACGGGTGGACCGGTGCCGGGTTGGGACTGGCACAGCCGCGCCGCGCAGCAGATCGACATCTTCGAGCGCTACGTGCTCGACCCGCTGGTCGCAAAGGATCATCGGAAGGCTTCAATGCGCCGCAGCGGCTCCTAACCGAATCACTCGCGTGTCGCATTTTCGGCCAGAACGGCCGGCTCGCTCGTGAACCTCTCCGGCATATCCAATCGGTCCGTCGCTGGCCGGTTGCTGCGCCTGCCGCTGCGGCTCATTCCGTCTGAGATGCCGCTGCGAATTCTACAAGGGCCGCTGCGCGGATATCGCTGGATCGCCGCCTCGAGCAACCACGGATGCTGGCTCGGATCCTACGAGTATGCCAAGCAACGACTCTTCGCCCGCAGGGTGCACGTCGGCGACGTCGTGTTCGATGTGGGAGCGAACGTCGGGTTCTACACGCTGCTCGCAGCAGCAAGAGTTGGCGAGACTGGTCGGGTCATCGCGTTTGAGCCGCTGCCGAAAAACGTGCAGCGTATCCATCAACATCTTCGGCTCAATCGCCTTGAAAATGTGCAGGTGATGGAGGCGGCGGTGGGCGCACGGAGTGGAACCGCACGCTTCCAACCGCACGCCAGTAATGCCATGGGGAAGGTGTCAGCCAATGGAATTGTCGGCGTGGAGCTCGTCTCACTCGATGTCCTCACCGATTCGAAGTCGATTCCCGATCCGACCCTCATCAAAATCGATGTCGAGGGCGCCGAGCTGGATGTGCTCAAGGGCGCCGCACGCACGCTCGATCGGGCGC
Proteins encoded in this region:
- a CDS encoding glycosyltransferase; translation: MRILIDARSVRTPAGSQIFRGLCRGWLHDPRVDAVIAAIPRGFTESEVPHDVEPLRVASNNWASHLLTDLPRAADRTRADIIFCPNGVGPADTRAVVYLQDMFHFVFKAASNSAARIAVQRAVRAGIRALSHPYHRVAIAVSPAIALAAESRFRVPIEIVPNGVDVSDLLWHGGGASVLVLGGIGARKDEGTALNAWAAIERPDGIMLTLVGVEPKQRRARLRLMARDLGIGKSVVIRGMLSRGPYLKELARCVVSISCSRLEAFSLPVAEALMMNAPIVCSDIPAHLDLIARAGAGRIFPQRDSAALGAIISEALHGVLPPRTGGPVPGWDWHSRAAQQIDIFERYVLDPLVAKDHRKASMRRSGS
- a CDS encoding FkbM family methyltransferase encodes the protein MLRLPLRLIPSEMPLRILQGPLRGYRWIAASSNHGCWLGSYEYAKQRLFARRVHVGDVVFDVGANVGFYTLLAAARVGETGRVIAFEPLPKNVQRIHQHLRLNRLENVQVMEAAVGARSGTARFQPHASNAMGKVSANGIVGVELVSLDVLTDSKSIPDPTLIKIDVEGAELDVLKGAARTLDRARPAILLATHGSVVHRACCDFLRAAGYSLAPSDTSVASIDDTDEILATPV